From the Lampris incognitus isolate fLamInc1 chromosome 10, fLamInc1.hap2, whole genome shotgun sequence genome, one window contains:
- the si:dkey-66i24.7 gene encoding uncharacterized protein si:dkey-66i24.7, which translates to MEVIETIVTENVEVEENETVVSSLDPEKTKAEFVWTLQATWHLVNTRLEMDQAFDQPVCKKKKLWEMVAEKVNAKLRESGNCDVIVKAYECDLKWRNMLATYRKNAERAKRLGVNSVHWEFFKAMHEVLGKSREEIEAQRRAKLSGTKLGKAIASKRFTPILPTPPPAASPSPARPPQDVLQLYMELQERKMNMWAQQKALEERKIEAINNLAQAISSLAQKNCAQLPKDGH; encoded by the exons ATGGAGGTAATCGAGACTATTGTGACTGAAAATGTTGAAGTCGAAGAAAACGAAACTGTGGTGTCCAGTCTGGACCCTGAAAAAACAAAAGCAG AATTTGTATGGACCCTGCAGGCCACATGGCACCTTGTTAACACACGCCTGGAAATGGACCAGGCTTTTGACCAACCagtatgtaaaaaaaagaaactgtGGGAAATGGTGGCAGAGAAGGTTAACGCCAAGCTAAGAGAATCAGGAAACTGTGATGTGATAGTCAAGGCATACGAATGTGATCTCAAGTGGAGAAACATGCTGGCCACGTACAGGAAGAATGCTGAAAGGGCCAAGAGGCTGGGGGTCAACAGTGTCCACTGGGAGTTTTTCAAGGCCATGCATGAGGTTTTGGGCAAGAGCAGGGAGGAGATAGAAGCACAACGCAGGGCTAAACTAAGTGGGACTAAACTTGGCAAGGCCATAGCCAGCAAAAGGTTTACTCCTATCCTCCCCACACCTCCTCCAGCTGCATCCCCCAGCCCTGCCAGGCCTCCACAAGACGTCCTACAGCTGTACATGGAGCTGCAGGAGAGGAAGATGAACATGTGGGCCCAGCAGAAGGCCCTGGAAGAGAGGAAAATAGAGGCCATTAACAACCTTGCCCAGGCCATTTCTAGCCTAGCTCAAAAAAACTGTGCTCAACTTCCAAAGGATGGACACTAA
- the LOC130119662 gene encoding putative nuclease HARBI1, with the protein MDVDEYIQSAGRAVLDMMEREWEPLSQGELEQRLDQAVEDILEADVLAKVRAQPPAVYAQLVQTRAYAEPPFVPTEATGSDPPEEDAAGASESPDTVASTAVNYITDLLQNSKYHSNRTRLAGRARLSLPHTVLLSLMLLSKRISYRSVSTRFRLEKGNIHRIFFSFCERINMLEEEQIRWPVGEEALESLLPFSDLLEGQGLPHVLGVLGDTCIPIRLPIGKQDVESTVPEVKRMKKDAHPDAWLNLELVCDYRGRFLHCRISKGSELDRAGALRDKLKQHPELMPAGSCLVARTGYPLTAHILTPHIVTHGPREDLFNKTLEAHFNIMDQAVANLKARFQRLRYLDMGSYERARVVVLAACILHNVFLDMGQVVSGEAERDEGRMEEEGEGEVDSEGVSRRDAISDLLFNQLDSGSL; encoded by the exons ATGGATGTAGACGAATATATACAATCAGCAGGCAGGGCCGTTCTGGATATGATGGAGCGGGAATGGGAACCCCTGTCTCAGGGCGAACTGGAGCAGCGTTTGGATCAGGCGGTTGAAGACATCCTGGAGGCGGATGTACTCGCAAAGGTGAGAGCTCAGCCACCTGCGGTGTACGCACAGTTAGTTCAGACCCGAGCGTACGCCGAGCCGCCGTTTGTACCGACTGAAGCAACCGGATCCGACCCGCCTGAGGAAGACGCAGCCGGGGCCTCAGAGTCACCCGACACCGTGGCAAGTACCGCAGTCAAC TACATTACGGACCTGCTCCAGAATTCAAAATACCATTCTAATAGGACACGGCTGGCCGGTCGGGCACGCTTGTCTCTGCCCCATACGGTCCTGCTGTCCCTTATGCTCCTGTCCAAGCGCATCAGTTACCGCTCCGTGTCGACCCGATTCCGCCTGGAGAAGGGCAACATCCACaggatatttttttctttctgtgagCGTATTAACATGCTGGAAGAGGAACAAATCCGGTGGCCAGTTG GTGAAGAGGCTTTAGAGtcccttctccccttctctgatCTGCTGGAAGGGCAAGGTTTACCCCATGTACTGGGGGTCCTGGGGGACACTTGCATCCCTATTCGTCTGCCGATAGGGAAACAGGATGTGGAGAGCACAGTGCCAGAGGTGAAAAGGATGAAGAAGGATGCCCATCCTGACGCGTGGCTCAACCTTGAACTTGTATGTGACTACAGAGGCCGGTTCCTGCATTGCAGAATCAGTAAAGGATCTGAACTAGACAGAGCCGGTGCCCTGAGAGACAAATTGAAACAGCACCCTGAGCTGATGCCCGCAGGCTCTTGCCTTGTAGCCAGAACCGGGTACCCCCTCACTGCTCACATTTTAACCCCACACATTGTAACTCACGGACCAAGAGAGGACCTCTTCAACAAGACACTGGAGGCACATTTCAACATCATGGATCAAGCTGTTGCTAACCTGAAAGCCAGGTTTCAAAGGCTCAGATATCTTGACATGGGGAGTTATGAGAGGGCCAGAGTGGTTGTATTGGCTGCCTGTATACTGCACAATGTGTTTCTGGATATGGGGCAAGTGGTTTCAGGAGAGGCTGAACGAGATGAAGGCAGGATGGAGGAAGAAGGTGAGGGGGAGGTAGACAGTGAGGGTGTGAGCAGACGGGATGCCATCTCAGATTTATTGTTTAATCAGTTAGACTCAGGAAGTTTATGA